A DNA window from Vagococcus penaei contains the following coding sequences:
- a CDS encoding 3-oxoacid CoA-transferase subunit B produces the protein MSPKEIISRRIAQEFTNNSVINLGFGIPNAAANYIPEGVNVFLQAENGALSFGPTPTAEDSDPDLGNSGGAPITLLPGASTFDMLTSFAIIRGGHVDMTVLGALEVAENGDIANWLIPGVLTPGMGGAMDLLVGANKVVASLQHTDKKGNSKILKQCTLPLSAAGVVDLIITNLAVFEVVEGGLLLTETAPGVTVDEVLEKTEATVIVSDDVKEMTL, from the coding sequence ATGAGCCCGAAAGAAATTATTTCACGTCGTATTGCACAAGAATTTACTAATAATTCAGTTATCAATTTGGGATTTGGGATTCCCAATGCTGCTGCCAACTATATTCCTGAAGGCGTTAATGTTTTTCTGCAAGCTGAAAATGGGGCATTAAGCTTTGGTCCAACACCAACAGCGGAAGACTCTGATCCGGATTTAGGTAATTCAGGTGGTGCCCCAATTACCTTATTACCTGGTGCATCAACGTTTGATATGTTGACATCATTCGCTATTATTCGTGGTGGACATGTCGATATGACTGTTTTAGGTGCTTTGGAAGTGGCAGAAAATGGCGACATTGCAAACTGGCTAATTCCTGGTGTGTTGACACCTGGTATGGGTGGTGCAATGGATTTACTAGTAGGTGCTAATAAAGTAGTCGCATCATTACAGCATACTGATAAGAAAGGTAATTCTAAAATTTTAAAACAGTGTACACTGCCTTTATCAGCTGCTGGTGTCGTTGATTTAATTATTACGAATTTAGCTGTTTTTGAAGTGGTTGAGGGGGGTCTGTTATTAACGGAAACTGCTCCTGGTGTGACTGTTGATGAAGTTCTTGAAAAAACAGAAGCTACTGTGATTGTATCAGATGATGTCAAAGAGATGACGTTGTAA
- a CDS encoding ABC transporter ATP-binding protein translates to MKVFKRLISYFRYEPTFYIGGILLSMVSAGAAIYAPLIGRQLIDYITVQLNTQSTIAFSVLIQKFGFFMLMTLISTGCGYISYVLLAYASNGVSKRIRDEAYEHMQTLPISYFDDKPAGKISARIVNDVELVRTNFYMNFSNMVIINVLTVMAVYVALMIVSPTIGFSLLVLLPFFVVWQILYVRKATPINKKWRETVSELNSQTAEIVQGVSIVQLYQQQDAMLDEFEKTNQDWLNMRLKGIRLDAILSWDFSTLIKNLVMFAVLTYLGTQFVDGVLGYSIGTIYVIINYISSLFDPILNLVRGMTNLQQAMSGARRVFELLDEPSEKDSDNPLEFIEGTVAFNHVSFGYDPEKPVLKDIHFTARKGETIGLVGHTGSGKSSIINLLFRFYDPQQGQVLIDGQELSERNRESIRDKMGIVLQEPYLFSGTIASNISMNDPSITDEMVTEALIKVGGQSLLEKLPLGIHEPVVEKGQSLSSGERQLIAFARTLASDPNILILDEATSHIDTQTEEIIQHAMEVVKEGRTTFIVAHRLSTIQNADQIIVLENGEIVEQGKHHDLIQLDRYYAEMYQLQSKVSVG, encoded by the coding sequence ATGAAAGTATTTAAGCGTTTAATTTCTTATTTTCGTTATGAACCCACATTTTATATTGGTGGGATTCTTTTATCAATGGTCTCAGCTGGAGCGGCAATTTACGCTCCATTAATCGGTAGACAATTAATTGATTACATTACGGTTCAATTAAATACACAATCAACAATCGCTTTTAGCGTGTTGATACAAAAATTTGGTTTCTTTATGCTAATGACATTGATTAGTACAGGGTGTGGGTATATCAGTTATGTCTTATTAGCCTATGCATCCAATGGTGTCAGCAAACGTATACGTGATGAAGCCTATGAACATATGCAGACATTACCGATTTCTTATTTCGATGACAAACCTGCGGGGAAAATTTCGGCTCGAATCGTTAATGATGTCGAGTTAGTCCGCACTAATTTTTATATGAATTTTAGTAATATGGTGATTATCAATGTATTAACTGTTATGGCTGTCTATGTGGCACTAATGATTGTTAGTCCGACCATTGGTTTTTCACTATTAGTACTTTTACCATTTTTTGTCGTTTGGCAAATTTTATATGTCCGTAAAGCCACACCAATTAACAAAAAATGGCGTGAAACTGTGAGTGAGTTAAATAGCCAAACGGCTGAAATTGTACAAGGCGTCTCGATTGTTCAACTTTACCAACAACAAGATGCGATGCTAGATGAATTTGAAAAGACGAATCAAGACTGGTTAAACATGCGTTTGAAAGGTATTCGTCTAGATGCGATATTATCATGGGATTTTTCGACACTTATTAAAAACTTAGTAATGTTTGCAGTGCTGACGTATCTTGGTACGCAATTTGTCGATGGCGTATTAGGTTATTCGATTGGTACCATCTACGTCATTATTAACTATATCTCAAGTTTATTTGATCCGATTTTAAATCTTGTCCGCGGTATGACGAACTTACAACAGGCGATGTCAGGTGCGAGAAGGGTTTTTGAATTGCTAGATGAACCATCCGAAAAAGATAGTGACAACCCTCTTGAATTTATTGAAGGAACAGTTGCCTTTAATCATGTTTCATTTGGTTATGATCCTGAAAAGCCTGTGCTAAAAGACATTCATTTTACAGCTAGAAAAGGTGAAACAATTGGTCTTGTCGGCCACACTGGTTCAGGAAAGAGTTCAATTATTAACTTACTCTTTCGTTTTTACGATCCACAACAAGGTCAGGTGCTGATTGACGGGCAAGAACTATCAGAGCGCAATCGGGAAAGTATTCGCGATAAAATGGGGATTGTATTGCAAGAACCCTATTTATTTAGTGGGACTATTGCAAGTAATATCAGTATGAATGATCCTAGCATTACAGATGAAATGGTGACCGAAGCATTAATCAAAGTCGGTGGGCAGTCGCTTCTTGAAAAATTACCATTAGGTATCCATGAACCAGTTGTCGAAAAAGGACAATCGTTGTCTTCTGGTGAACGTCAATTGATTGCATTTGCAAGAACACTCGCAAGTGACCCAAATATCTTAATCTTAGATGAGGCAACATCGCATATTGATACTCAAACTGAGGAGATTATTCAGCATGCAATGGAGGTTGTAAAAGAAGGAAGAACAACCTTTATTGTGGCTCACCGTCTATCAACGATTCAAAATGCTGATCAAATTATAGTTTTAGAAAATGGTGAAATTGTTGAACAAGGTAAGCACCATGACTTAATTCAGTTAGATCGTTATTATGCTGAAATGTATCAATTACAGTCTAAAGTAAGTGTAGGTTAA
- a CDS encoding ABC transporter ATP-binding protein, whose amino-acid sequence MLKSFWLYIKKHPVVYLTATIFAVLSSMLTLIPNYLIQKFVDGIVYDTLVSQTLWQYLLIFLVSILVTYIVDVTWLILLFGQSYRYQTELRYKLYKKLVNLRTPFYERFRSGDLMTRMTSDVDYLGATIGYGFMLIISNVTWAISILAIMIITTSWQASLVSIVPLVIFGYLVFLLWSKIDVLYEENRDMVAKLSNEVLEVVDGVRVIRAYGKKTLEQTRFETKTDDVLKKTNRLVRYNGTVVEMAKFLTGLSMAIGLTYSGYLISQGTMTIGQLIAFQIYLGMLSGTVWGLSDIVLSYQQGDVSFRKINELLQADDQVEKNGTVPVTSIDQLAFNDYSFQYPTTDTPILKKVSFELNRGDTLGIVGKTGSGKTTLIRQLLRQYPLNEDGAILLNGRSLNDYDIKQVEQLIGYVPQEHILFSKTIGHNIRFGKRLATDQEMDAAIDSADFTKDIKRMSEGLQTLIGEKGVSISGGQKQRVSIARALLRQPEILILDDSLSAVDAKTERAIIDNIQEIRNDKTTIIVTHRLSAVAQADHVVVLDNGQITESGTPDDLMAAKGWYYEQYMTQQMEVSEDESI is encoded by the coding sequence ATGTTAAAAAGTTTTTGGTTATATATAAAAAAACATCCTGTCGTGTATTTGACGGCAACTATTTTTGCTGTTTTGTCGTCAATGTTAACGTTGATCCCCAATTATTTGATTCAAAAATTTGTGGATGGGATTGTTTATGACACGTTAGTTAGTCAGACGTTATGGCAGTATTTATTGATTTTTTTAGTTAGTATTTTAGTGACATATATTGTGGATGTGACTTGGTTAATTCTATTATTTGGTCAGTCTTATCGTTATCAAACTGAGTTGCGCTATAAATTGTACAAAAAATTAGTCAATTTACGGACACCATTTTATGAGCGATTTCGTTCGGGTGATTTAATGACTCGAATGACTAGTGATGTTGATTATCTTGGGGCAACCATTGGCTATGGATTTATGTTGATTATTTCAAATGTCACTTGGGCGATTAGTATTCTAGCGATTATGATAATCACTACGTCATGGCAAGCATCATTGGTCAGTATCGTTCCTTTAGTTATCTTTGGTTATTTAGTATTTCTTTTGTGGAGTAAAATCGATGTCCTTTATGAAGAAAATCGTGACATGGTTGCAAAATTGAGTAACGAAGTTTTAGAAGTCGTTGACGGTGTACGGGTTATCAGAGCTTATGGTAAAAAAACTTTGGAACAAACACGTTTTGAAACAAAAACCGATGATGTCTTGAAAAAAACGAATCGTTTGGTTCGTTATAACGGTACGGTTGTCGAAATGGCGAAGTTTTTAACTGGACTGAGTATGGCGATTGGTTTGACGTATAGTGGTTATTTGATTAGCCAAGGTACTATGACTATTGGGCAGTTAATTGCCTTTCAAATTTACTTGGGAATGTTGAGCGGTACCGTTTGGGGACTATCAGATATTGTTTTAAGCTATCAACAAGGAGATGTATCATTTAGAAAAATTAATGAACTATTACAGGCAGATGATCAAGTGGAAAAAAATGGGACAGTACCAGTTACAAGCATTGATCAATTAGCTTTCAATGACTATTCATTTCAGTACCCAACAACTGATACTCCTATCTTGAAGAAGGTATCATTTGAGCTGAATCGTGGAGATACATTAGGGATTGTCGGAAAGACAGGTAGTGGTAAAACAACGCTTATTCGTCAGTTATTACGTCAATACCCACTAAATGAAGACGGCGCTATATTGCTAAATGGGCGATCGCTAAATGATTATGACATTAAGCAGGTCGAGCAATTGATAGGCTATGTTCCACAAGAACATATTCTGTTCTCAAAAACCATTGGGCATAATATTCGTTTTGGGAAACGATTGGCGACTGATCAAGAGATGGACGCGGCCATTGATTCTGCTGATTTTACGAAAGATATCAAGCGGATGAGCGAAGGATTACAGACATTAATCGGTGAAAAAGGAGTCTCAATTTCTGGTGGACAAAAGCAACGGGTTTCAATTGCACGTGCTTTGTTGCGCCAACCGGAAATATTGATTCTAGACGACTCTCTGTCAGCAGTCGATGCGAAAACCGAACGTGCGATTATTGATAATATTCAAGAGATTCGTAATGACAAAACAACGATTATTGTGACTCACAGATTATCTGCAGTTGCACAAGCTGACCATGTCGTTGTATTGGATAACGGTCAAATTACCGAATCAGGAACACCGGATGATTTAATGGCAGCGAAAGGCTGGTATTATGAGCAATACATGACACAACAAATGGAGGTGAGCGAAGATGAAAGTATTTAA
- the gnd gene encoding phosphogluconate dehydrogenase (NAD(+)-dependent, decarboxylating) encodes MEIKIIGLGKMGLNLVANLKSHGHEVICFDINETARLEATNLGATATPSLEELFTAGSAKPAVYWSMLPSGKITEDMMVTCHSQLNTGDILIDGGNSKFADSIHHYHYLKEKGIHFLDVGTSGGMSGARNGACMMIGGDQAIFTQIEQLFSDLCVENGYLYCGEAGSGHYLKMVHNGIEYGMMQAIGEGFNLLHHSRFDYDLEQVARVFNNGSVVRSWLMELTENALRENPTMEGISGQVPSSGEGKWTVEEMLEMQQSAPVITQSLLTRYASMDTEKYGEKVIASLRNQFGGHVIPKG; translated from the coding sequence ATGGAAATTAAGATTATTGGTTTAGGTAAAATGGGGTTAAATTTAGTTGCGAATTTAAAGTCACATGGCCATGAGGTTATTTGTTTTGATATTAATGAAACAGCTAGACTCGAAGCTACTAACTTAGGTGCAACAGCAACGCCTTCTTTAGAAGAATTATTTACAGCGGGATCAGCTAAACCAGCAGTTTATTGGTCAATGTTACCTTCTGGGAAAATTACTGAAGACATGATGGTCACTTGTCATAGTCAGTTAAATACAGGTGATATCTTAATTGATGGTGGAAACTCGAAATTTGCGGATAGTATTCATCATTACCATTACTTAAAAGAAAAAGGTATCCATTTCTTAGATGTTGGGACATCTGGTGGGATGAGTGGTGCAAGAAATGGTGCTTGTATGATGATTGGTGGTGACCAAGCAATCTTTACACAAATTGAGCAGTTATTTAGTGATTTATGTGTCGAAAATGGTTACTTATACTGTGGTGAAGCTGGTAGTGGACATTATTTAAAAATGGTTCATAACGGTATTGAGTATGGTATGATGCAAGCTATTGGTGAAGGTTTTAATTTACTCCACCACTCACGTTTTGATTATGATTTAGAACAAGTTGCACGCGTCTTTAATAATGGGTCTGTTGTTCGTAGTTGGTTAATGGAATTGACAGAAAACGCATTACGTGAAAACCCAACAATGGAAGGTATCAGTGGGCAAGTTCCATCTTCTGGTGAAGGGAAATGGACTGTTGAGGAGATGCTCGAGATGCAACAATCAGCTCCTGTCATTACACAATCTTTATTAACACGATATGCCTCAATGGATACTGAAAAATATGGTGAAAAAGTGATTGCTTCTTTAAGAAATCAATTTGGCGGTCATGTTATTCCAAAGGGCTAG
- a CDS encoding YdhK family protein, with product MKKSIALMSLSLGTLLTLSACGSQSNSSNSMNESSQSTNISSETVATSSSQMSDMAGMNHEATIPENMVVAENPKFPVGSSVIITADHMSGMKGADAKVVGAYDTTLYKVSYEPTTGGKEVKNHKWVAQEDLADTNDIVQKGDQVTLKATHMDGMKGAKATIDDIVTGVAYAVDYTPTTGGDSVKNHMWLTEDELTEKTN from the coding sequence ATGAAAAAAAGTATTGCACTAATGAGTCTCAGCTTAGGTACATTATTAACATTAAGTGCTTGCGGTTCACAGTCTAATTCGTCCAATAGTATGAACGAATCCAGTCAATCAACAAATATATCAAGTGAAACAGTAGCAACAAGTAGCAGTCAAATGTCTGATATGGCAGGTATGAATCACGAAGCTACGATTCCAGAGAATATGGTAGTGGCAGAAAACCCTAAATTTCCCGTCGGTAGTTCAGTCATCATAACAGCGGACCACATGAGTGGCATGAAAGGGGCAGATGCTAAAGTCGTGGGTGCTTATGATACGACACTTTATAAAGTCAGCTATGAACCAACAACTGGTGGTAAAGAAGTTAAAAACCATAAATGGGTCGCCCAAGAAGACTTAGCCGATACAAATGACATAGTCCAAAAAGGTGATCAAGTCACACTTAAAGCTACGCATATGGATGGTATGAAAGGTGCCAAAGCAACAATTGATGATATTGTTACTGGTGTTGCTTATGCTGTTGATTACACGCCAACAACTGGTGGTGATAGCGTTAAGAATCATATGTGGTTAACTGAAGATGAACTAACTGAAAAAACAAACTAA
- a CDS encoding ABC transporter permease: MFNLYFTALKSLAVKETHRYLRIWVQTLVPPVITTSLYFVIFGKMIGSRIGDMGGFSYMEFIVPGLIMMSAITSSYSNVSSSFFSQKFQKNIEELLVAPVPTHVIIWGFVIGGLGRSLLVGTLVTIISLFFVPLHVYSWGIVVMTLLMTAILFSLAGLINGIFAQSYDDVSIVPTFVLQPLTYLGGVFYAISMLPPFWQAVSKVNPIVYMISGFRYGFLGMPDVPIMVSIAILVLFIVVLYSICWYLIETGKGLRS; this comes from the coding sequence ATGTTTAATCTTTATTTTACTGCATTAAAAAGTTTAGCGGTGAAGGAGACACATCGCTATTTAAGAATCTGGGTACAAACTTTGGTCCCACCAGTTATCACAACATCATTATATTTTGTGATTTTCGGAAAAATGATAGGGAGTCGTATTGGAGACATGGGTGGTTTTTCTTATATGGAATTTATCGTGCCTGGTCTTATTATGATGTCTGCTATCACGAGCTCTTACTCTAACGTATCCTCATCATTTTTCTCGCAAAAGTTTCAAAAAAACATTGAAGAATTACTTGTTGCACCCGTACCAACACATGTCATTATCTGGGGATTTGTCATTGGTGGATTAGGACGGAGTCTATTAGTTGGAACTTTGGTGACGATTATTTCATTATTTTTCGTGCCACTACATGTCTATTCATGGGGTATCGTCGTCATGACATTACTGATGACGGCTATATTATTTTCACTAGCTGGTTTAATAAATGGAATTTTTGCTCAGTCTTATGATGACGTCTCGATTGTACCGACATTTGTCTTACAACCATTGACTTATCTAGGTGGAGTATTTTACGCTATTTCGATGTTGCCGCCATTTTGGCAAGCTGTTTCAAAAGTCAATCCAATTGTGTATATGATTTCTGGATTCCGCTACGGGTTCTTAGGTATGCCCGATGTGCCGATTATGGTATCTATCGCAATTCTCGTTTTATTTATCGTGGTTCTTTACAGTATCTGTTGGTACTTAATTGAAACGGGTAAAGGATTAAGAAGCTAA
- a CDS encoding ABC transporter ATP-binding protein, protein MTNALEIKGLKKVYATGVEALRGIDLTVKEGDFYALLGPNGAGKSTTIGIITSLVNKTSGTVKVFGYDLDHELVQAKQQIGLVPQEFNFNPFETVQQIVVNQAGYYGVSRQEAIKRSEKYLKQSNLWEKRHVRARMLSGGMKRRLMIARALMHEPRLLILDEPTAGVDIELRREMWDFLRELNNEGTTIILTTHYLEEAEMLCRNIGIIQSGELIEDTSMKTLLSKLQYETFIFDLEIIGEKPTIEGYTHIFEDDLTLAVEVERNQGVNALFTQLSEQGVKVLSMRNKSNRLEELFLKITEDNQ, encoded by the coding sequence ATGACAAATGCATTAGAGATAAAGGGGCTAAAAAAAGTATACGCTACGGGCGTTGAAGCTTTACGAGGCATTGATTTAACGGTTAAGGAAGGTGATTTTTACGCACTTTTAGGACCAAATGGTGCCGGAAAATCAACGACGATTGGTATTATTACCTCTCTAGTTAATAAAACATCTGGGACGGTCAAAGTATTTGGTTATGACCTAGACCATGAGTTAGTTCAAGCCAAACAACAAATAGGCTTAGTTCCCCAGGAATTTAATTTTAATCCATTTGAAACAGTGCAACAAATTGTGGTGAATCAGGCAGGGTATTATGGGGTGTCACGTCAAGAAGCTATTAAGCGTAGTGAAAAGTATTTAAAACAATCCAATCTCTGGGAAAAACGTCACGTGCGAGCACGGATGTTGTCTGGAGGTATGAAACGACGATTAATGATTGCGAGAGCCTTGATGCATGAGCCACGATTGTTAATTTTAGACGAGCCAACAGCTGGTGTTGATATTGAATTGCGCCGTGAAATGTGGGATTTTTTGCGTGAATTAAATAACGAAGGTACAACGATTATTTTAACCACACATTATCTAGAAGAAGCAGAGATGTTATGTCGTAATATTGGGATTATCCAATCGGGTGAGCTAATTGAAGATACGAGTATGAAAACCTTACTATCTAAATTACAATATGAAACATTTATTTTTGATTTAGAAATAATTGGCGAAAAGCCAACGATTGAAGGTTATACGCATATTTTTGAAGATGACCTCACATTAGCGGTCGAAGTCGAGCGTAATCAAGGTGTGAATGCCTTATTTACTCAGTTGAGTGAACAGGGAGTGAAAGTATTGTCGATGCGGAATAAGTCTAATCGACTAGAAGAATTATTTTTAAAAATAACAGAAGACAATCAATAA
- a CDS encoding ArsR/SmtB family transcription factor has translation MDYDKMSIGLKAMADPNRMKIIDLLSNGSLCACDVLAHFNFTQPTLSHHMKVLERAGIIMVDKKGQWHHYQLRADFVADCLRSMHQLLTGKDNE, from the coding sequence GTGGATTACGATAAGATGTCGATTGGTTTGAAAGCGATGGCTGATCCAAACCGTATGAAAATTATTGATTTATTATCAAATGGTAGTTTGTGCGCGTGCGACGTGTTAGCTCATTTTAATTTTACACAGCCGACGCTATCGCATCATATGAAAGTGTTAGAACGAGCAGGAATTATTATGGTAGATAAAAAAGGTCAGTGGCATCATTACCAGTTACGAGCAGATTTTGTAGCTGATTGTTTACGTAGTATGCATCAACTTTTGACTGGTAAAGATAATGAATGA
- a CDS encoding NAD(P)H-dependent flavin oxidoreductase, with protein sequence MKNITELLGTEYPIIQGAMAKIAMHQLVGAVSEAGGLGVIASGGMSPEQLREEIRLVREMTDKPFGVNLMLMMERCDELVDVVIETGVKIVTTGAGTPKRFMPKLKEAGVIVMPVVPNVKLAKKMEELGVDAVIAEGMEAGGHIGEVSTFPLVAAVTKAVNIPVIAAGGISDGRGVMAAFALGAKGVQMGTVYLASEECPISQAYKDKVVESIETSTVVTGRKFGAPVRTIRNQMTDTYLKLEEGHVERDELEKLTIGSLWKAVKEGDVENGSLMAGQVMGNIERIRSVQEIQDDIIKEIQEMTLDVL encoded by the coding sequence ATGAAAAACATTACTGAGTTACTAGGTACGGAATACCCAATTATTCAAGGAGCGATGGCTAAAATTGCCATGCACCAATTAGTTGGTGCAGTATCAGAAGCAGGTGGTTTAGGTGTGATTGCTTCTGGTGGGATGTCACCAGAACAGTTACGTGAAGAAATCCGATTAGTTCGTGAGATGACAGATAAACCATTTGGTGTTAACTTAATGTTGATGATGGAACGCTGTGATGAGTTAGTTGATGTTGTTATTGAAACCGGTGTAAAAATCGTAACGACCGGTGCCGGAACGCCAAAACGTTTCATGCCAAAATTGAAAGAAGCTGGCGTGATTGTGATGCCAGTTGTTCCTAATGTAAAATTAGCGAAAAAGATGGAAGAACTAGGTGTGGATGCAGTGATTGCTGAAGGTATGGAAGCTGGCGGTCATATTGGTGAGGTCTCAACGTTTCCTTTAGTGGCAGCTGTGACTAAAGCTGTTAATATTCCGGTAATTGCTGCTGGGGGTATTTCAGACGGCCGTGGCGTGATGGCAGCATTCGCTTTAGGGGCAAAAGGTGTTCAAATGGGGACAGTCTACTTAGCATCAGAAGAATGTCCGATTTCTCAAGCCTATAAAGATAAAGTCGTTGAATCAATTGAAACATCAACGGTTGTGACTGGCCGTAAATTCGGTGCTCCTGTTCGAACGATTCGTAATCAAATGACGGATACGTATTTAAAGCTAGAAGAAGGTCATGTTGAGCGTGATGAATTAGAAAAATTAACGATTGGTTCTTTATGGAAAGCTGTTAAAGAGGGCGATGTTGAAAATGGCTCATTAATGGCAGGTCAAGTTATGGGGAATATTGAACGTATCCGTAGCGTACAAGAAATCCAAGACGATATTATCAAAGAAATTCAAGAAATGACGTTAGACGTTTTGTAA